Proteins encoded within one genomic window of Ovis aries strain OAR_USU_Benz2616 breed Rambouillet chromosome 1, ARS-UI_Ramb_v3.0, whole genome shotgun sequence:
- the TFF1 gene encoding trefoil factor 1: MEPKVICVLVLVFSLALSSLAQVETETCQVEPHQRTNCGHPGITAKECKDKGCCFDSTVRGVPWCFQTAPVEEECEF; this comes from the exons ATGGAGCCCAAAGTGATCTGCGTGTTGGTGCTGGTCTTCTCACTGGCTCTCAGCAGCCTGGCGCAGGTCGAGACCG AGACGTGTCAGGTGGAACCCCATCAAAGAACGAATTGCGGTCACCCCGGCATCACGGCTAAGGAGTGCAAAGATAAAGGCTGCTGCTTTGACAGCACTGTCCGCGGAGTCCCATGGTGCTTCCAAACTGCGCCCGTGGAGGAAG AGTGCGAGTTTTAG